Sequence from the Paenibacillus sp. genome:
TGTAAACATCCCGAACACGTTAGTAACTTGGTCCGTAGTCCAAAGCACGAACAGTATGATTGCCGTTAGCAACAATACGTTCGTTCTTGCAACAACTGCTCAGGCCAATCAAGTGTATACGGCAACAGTGCGGGCGGTTGACTCGATGTTCAATGTAAAGTTGTATGAAGGCAGCATCTCTATGACATACGTACCGCCAGTTGATAACGGTGGTAATAACAACGATGGCGGTAACAATCCTGGTGGCGGAGTTCCAGTAACAAACACGCCCACACCGGTAGTTGATCGCCAAGAGGTCGCAACCCGGGTTACGAACACGATTAACAACTTCAAGAACCAAATTGATACTGCGGCACCGGCTCAACGGGCAAGCCTAGTGAAAGAGGCCGTCAAAGAGGTTAAAGAAGCCCTTAAATCAATTGGTAAGTTGAATCTGTCCAATGCCGTTACCCGCACGGGGAACCAAGCAACGGTCGCGGTCACTGCCAGCGCCATTATCGAGCAAATCAACCAAATTAAAGAACAGGCGGAAGCTCTCGCAGTAGCGTTGAGGGAGCTTGACCCGAACGCGAAAGTGAAGCCGGTCCTTGTCCTAGATCTCGGAACCGTTGATGCGTCAAGCTTGTCCGTGCCGCTCGCCAAAGAAATTCTAGATGCAGCGAAAGCTGCAGGTTTAGACGTAAGCATCGCTGCGAACGGTGTCAGCATCGCATTTAATCCGTCGGTCTTCTCCGATACAACGACGCTGACGATTGAAACCCAAGACGAGAGTGTCGCTACGGAAGTGACGGATCTGCCTCTCGCATCCGACGTTTACGAGTTTACATTTACGGACGAGTCCGGAGAAATCGAAAACTTCGAACAACCGGTAGAAATGGTACTTACGTTGGAAGACAACGGGGACTTGGAAGAGGACTTCTTGACGGTTGCTAAGATCGATAATGGAAGTTTGATTATCTACGGCGGCAGCGTGACGGAAGGCTCGATTCGCGTCCACAGAACCTCGTTCTCGACGTACACGGTCGTTGAGAATAAGGTGACATTCGAAGATACGGCATCCGTTAATGCATGGGCCGGTCGACAAATTCAGTCGATCGCTGCGAAAGGGATCGTTGAGGGACGCGGGGAAGGGCAGTTCGATCCGAATGCCTATGTAACGCGCGCAGAATTCGCGAAAATGATCGCGAAGACGCTGGGGATCGAAGGCGGGGAAGAGAATTTCAGCGACGTCTCCTCGACGGATTGGTTCCAGCCGTATGTCGGAGCGGTGCAGAAGTG
This genomic interval carries:
- a CDS encoding S-layer homology domain-containing protein — encoded protein: MKKVLKTTVAASLVFGTVTGLPIAGLHPITGAKVVHAATTYTPVALPESAKNWLKKLEAAYDLLDADEKQAIEQARTNLLQSNPGTGVVDPIVEFLNANSQGVTFTRDEVASVVWSFAHFLSTTDDAQLETFLDQFRQSSSVRAFFTKLLEPTDIDLNGANGLDVDDAIEFFVAYQAALLSSVNPSDALKYLAGTTTGNDLTNLKTQLKSDIQEAFTQVMANNTLNLSKVLSYYAPNTADKAELAEAFAETMLAMTNQYDPQLKATRAFVKASVLSEVQFSTSVTNNGRTLTPQLKISNVNIPNTLVTWSVVQSTNSMIAVSNNTFVLATTAQANQVYTATVRAVDSMFNVKLYEGSISMTYVPPVDNGGNNNDGGNNPGGGVPVTNTPTPVVDRQEVATRVTNTINNFKNQIDTAAPAQRASLVKEAVKEVKEALKSIGKLNLSNAVTRTGNQATVAVTASAIIEQINQIKEQAEALAVALRELDPNAKVKPVLVLDLGTVDASSLSVPLAKEILDAAKAAGLDVSIAANGVSIAFNPSVFSDTTTLTIETQDESVATEVTDLPLASDVYEFTFTDESGEIENFEQPVEMVLTLEDNGDLEEDFLTVAKIDNGSLIIYGGSVTEGSIRVHRTSFSTYTVVENKVTFEDTASVNAWAGRQIQSIAAKGIVEGRGEGQFDPNAYVTRAEFAKMIAKTLGIEGGEENFSDVSSTDWFQPYVGAVQKWGITNGRSAGQFAPNENITRAEMATMIARALEQVRGVQSFAESEAMLEQFTDADSIHATLQDGVAYAVDQGIVIGLPDGNFAPDSYTTRAQAAVMIYRALNLE